acttaggtgttctgaatgctatgttccccagCCAAtgtcaattggaaattaaagaatccaggaagcagtgtattcttgggTGTGGGGtaatgggtgttaaagccagcttccaTGTGCCAGTGTTGGGCAAACTCTCCTGTTTtggttttccaccttattttcgcaagggggtgatgtccaaactctgctcatgccatcaactttccctgccatcatggagattgccctcaagcctgtaagttgatataaacctttttcccccccaattttttcttggtcaggtgatttcttccccaccaatatgaacctgactgcatcaaTTGCTGTAAAAGAGTCCCCCGTTgagtctataagctaaaataaaactttttttctttccccacagATGTTCatttttgggtgatttctgtcagcaatgtgaacattactgcaacagtaaagttggtactgagagtggtatTGCTtccagacacctgactgtgtagctttggcctttagGAGCTGATATTCAAAAGAAATGTAgaatgatttgaaaccttgccctaCATTTCGATGGAGTATTTCGGTAAGAATTGAAATCTATGAATGCAGTAGGACCTAAAGACCATGAAGTTTGGCTTGTGacagtgagaaaaagctttgccttgAATGGGCTAGACAGTttctgtgagaagcttgctgttatgtccatgtcctaatAAACTGAATAAATTTGCATTACACAGAAATGGACTTttctgagcagagggatatggcatggaaaatgaaacttctgcccattcagctgcaattagaTGGGAGATTACAATCTTTCAGATTGGATTGGCTGACTACATTGGGAAACAGAAAGATtttggactcttttgaagggccttGAATGCTCAAGGattgtcctgtttttcaaagtctgctttatcattCCCCTGGTTAACAAAAACTGACACCTCACCTGGTATTCTGGAATATGATAAATACAGGAAAGActttcattgaatttgcaatgcggTCTGGTTTTGGTAACAGCCTTtgccagtgtgaagcaggcttgctgaatgtctacatggagacccaatggaactgTGAGCaaggaccatgggttgcagtgggcAACCACTGGAGATGCTTGGACTATGAGATGttgtgctaaggagagctgctagccATGGATAAAGGACTGTGAGTAGtgtagctggaggggcagaactggaactctaGAGATGTGTGGCTGACTAGGATTATCAGATCTGGAGATTTCTCATGGACTAGAGTTGTTCAACCTGGAGTTACAGAGGTTGATGCTCTCTGTGTttcaatcttgtattggttgaattttgttgttgttgtgctcaatgtcatcttttgcagtgcagGGTGCAATATTATTCTGTGACATTGTTTTTGGAgggatctttcttttcttttgttttctttccttttttgcaaTTACATCTCTGTTAAAAGATATTGCACTATGgtcatgtttgaacatcattggaattgataaaattgtggggacttttaaagttggactgaatgcattgtattttatatcatttatggtTATCAACTTATGGGGGCTATggaaagaatgtggtggtttgattcaggtgtcccccataaacttatgtgttatgAATCCTAGTTTCTCAACTgatatttgggaattgatgccctactggaagcagtgtatttggggggggggggattatagGTCTTATAGCCTTGGTCAGGTAATTTATGCCAGCAGCataaatctgactgcaacaagcacagtgtttcaaactatcacaccttaTGAATCATCCCTGTAATTGTATAATATAGCCATACTTCTATCATAAGTGATATTTTGGATGTATTCTTGCATCTGTTTGCATGGATTTTGTTTGTtacttttgtttctgtgtttaagAGATTGGCCATAAAATGTTATTGCTTGTTATAGACAAGTTTAACTTATTAGCAAAATATCAGTTTTAGACATTGGGTGGTTAGATATGTCCATACCAAGCCTTGACTTGAAGTCAGAGATAATCAGTTCAGCAAGACAATGTAAATAGTCAGATCTGGGATTTCCTTTTGATCTTCCTTTTGCTGGAATTACACACATGGACAACCACAGTCAGTATTGTAAAATATattgcacatttattttttttatttgtaaggggagagagagagagagagagagagagaaagagagagagagagagagagagagagagagagagagagagagaatattaataTGAATGCCAGGGCATTtatgtgctgcaaatgaactcaagatgaatGTAACACTCCTTATGTCTTCATGAAGGCACTGTGGAATTAAATATTGGTcactgggctttacaggcaatgcATTAATCACTGAGTAATGTTGCCACCCCCACAagtagcatttttacatgggtactggggatccaaagtcaCTCTCTCAGGCTTACATGGTATGCACTTTACCTAATTAACCATCTTCCAAGTCCCTTAAATCATTTTTGATAATCATATACCAGATATTATTCTTAAATTCATTACTACTTATATCAGTTatacacattaaaaattaaatatcagcGTGGCATAGTGGCAGATGCTTTAACTTCCATActaagaaagcagagacagatggatcactatgagttgcgGACTGGCTTTAgagtacataatgagttccaagtcagcatgaaGTGAAAAGAAACATGAGACTAGAAGAGAAACTTTGCATTGAAATATCCAAATTTTGTTCCTGGACCCATGACTATTTTATGATTACATATGCATTAAATCTTATGTAAAATCTCTATAGTCTTCAGCAAATATAAAACTCctataaaatccaacatctcaACTGAGAAGCCAGAATGTCTATTAATTTTGAGCTTTGTTAACTCAAAGTACAGTTACCAATTTCCAACACATATTAAACAGTCccattgggggaaaaaagggtacAGCAAGGAAATGGTGAGGCAATATAATTgggaaaataaacaagacaaacTTCAAACCTTACAGCTTTACCCAAGGACCTGAGCAAAGAAAATCACCTGGCCTCAAAATTTAACCCCTCCAGCCATGAAAGGAAGCTTTATGGGGAAATTAAAATATGCCAGCATGAGCAGCATTGCTTAGCAGCAATTCCCAGAAAATCTGAGCCACTACAGTAAAACAtttttcatcttcatagctctatATCTGTCATCATAGGGTTTCCACATAAGAACTTAAAGACTCTTTCCTGCCTATGTGCTACTTCCAAAAGCAATATAAGTTGATTGACCAAAAAGAACAGTCATATCATTTAGCATTGTCATTACAGACCTCTCATATTTTCAGACTGATCATGACTACTCATAGTGTTCTAATACATATCAGTATTCTGATCATCAAAGATGGAAATCTATTAAAGAGTGGCAATTCAAACAAATTATACTTCTATGCCTTGAAATTCAGATCTTCTAAAACTTTCCTCTGCAAGACAACAGatgatgtattttaatttttttgtttatttttatttatttatttgagagtgagacagagaaagggagagagagagagagaataggcatgccaggccttccagacactgcaaacaaactccagacatgtgtgccaacttgcgcatctggctaacgtgggtcctggggaatcttgaaccagggtccttaggcttcacaggcaagcactcaaccactaagccatttctccagtccagataACTTATGTTATATTCAATATTCTTCACGTTCCCAGGCACTCCTCAGAACACAGCAAGTAATCATCACACAAAATAACAACTATCAAGATATCTTGTACCCACACGTCATTTTGCTTTTAGCTTTTCCAAACATCACAATTAGCCATTAAGCTTTGTTTATATCACTGCATGGCTCTTCAAGTGTAAGTTCCTAAATTACTCCATATCTTTCCCACAACGAaactaaaaattagaaaattgacGTTTTTAGAAATTCACTAAGGTATGACTTAAATAATGTGCATTCTTTCAGATTCATGTATATTATCTGCAAGTTTTTAACATTCATTATattcatatgatttttaaatatatgaatttcTTTATACATAGTAGTCTGTGACTGACAGATAAAAGCTTTTACACATTCATTacatttacatgttttttttttcccatctgtgTGTattctctgatgcacagtgacCTATGACTTGGAGAAGAATGTATTCTGACAGTTACATCTATAtggtttctgttttctcttctatGTGAATCCTCAAATACAAAATTTGGTTTGACTTCTACAAGAAgcctttttcaaatttattatatAATACTGACTTCTCACCTGTGTGTCTTCTCTTTTACCTTGTGACTTATGACTTCAGGAAAAAGGTTTTACCGTTTTAGTATATTCATTTGGCTTTTCACCTGTCTAAAGATGCACACTGAGTTGTGACTTCAGGAAGAAAGCTTTCTCACATTTTTTTACATTAATACTCAGTGGGAGTTGAGTGTGTTTCCACATTCATTATATTCATATAGTTGCTTTCCAATGTTAATTCTCTGATACACAGTGTGCTGTGATTTAAAGATGAAAACCTTCCCACACTACTATATTCATATGGACTCTCACCTGGGTGTTCTGTAATGTTTAATAACATTTGAATTAGCAATAAAAGCTTTCACACATTCATCATATTCATATAGCTTCTCACTTTTATGACAACTCTGAAGATTACAAAGATGTCACTTGGCAAGAAAAGCTCTTCCACATTAAGTACACTCATATATCTTTAAACATGAGTGATTTCTGTAGCATAGAGTGAGATGTGTCTTGAAGATGAAGCAATTGCCACATTTAGTACATTCATATGAATTCTTTTATGTTTCCTAAACTCTTCCTTTGCAAGGAAAGCTTTCCTTCATTCGTTACAttgatatggcttctcacctatTTGAATTTTGTTACCTGGTTAGCAATGACTTatagatgaaagctttcccacattcagtacatttatatgacTTCTCACTTATGTGACTTCTCTGATGCCTAGTAAGATTTGACTGAAAGATAAAAGCTTTTGCACCTTCAGTACATACATATGGCTTCTCATCTGTGTGTCTTCTCTCATGAGTGTGATGTGTCTTGAAGATGAAGCAATTGACACATTTAGTACATTCATATGAATTCCTTTATGTTTCCTAAACTCTTCGTTTGCAAGGAAACCTTTCCTTCATTCATTACATTGGTATGGCTTCTCACCTATATGAATTCTGTTAGCAGGTTAGCAATGACTTATAGATGAAAGGTTTCCCACATTCAGTTCATTCACAtgacttttcacctgtgtgagttctttgATGCCTAATAAGATGTGACCTGCAGATGAAAGCTTTCCAacattcagtacatttatatgacTTCTTATCTCTGTGACTTCTCTGATGCCTAGTAAGATGTGACTTGCGGatgaaggcttttccacatttagtacattcatatggcctctcacctgtgtgaattctctgatgcttAATAAGAGGTGACTTGAACATaaaagcttttccacattcagtacatacatatggcttctcacctgtatgaattcTCCAATGACTCATTAGGTCTGACCTGAAGAGGTAAGCTTTCTGGCACTCAGTACATTCATGtgacttttcacctgtgtgacgTCTCTGATGCCTATTAAGATGTGACTTGctgatgaaggctttcccacattcagtacattcatatggcttctcacctgtgtgacttctctgatgATTTGTGAGATCTGTCTTGCGGATGAAGCCTTTTCCACATTGAATACAtttatatggcttctcacctgtatgaattcTCCAATGACTCATTAGGTCTGACCTGAAGAGGTAAGCTTTCTGGCACTCAGTACATTCATGtgacttttcacctgtgtgacaTCTCTGATGCCTATTAAGATATGACTTGcagatgaaggctttcccacattcagtacattcatatggcttctcacctgtgtgacttctctgatgTCTTGTGAGATCTGTCTTGCGGATGAAGCCTTTTCCACATTGAATACATTTATATGGTTTATCAACTGTGTGGGTTCTCTTATGAATAGTGAGCTGTGAATTGGTGATGAAGGCTTTCCTacattcagtacatttatatggtGCTTCACCTGTATGAGTACTGCAATGATTCATTAGGTGTGACTTGGAGATGTAAGCTTTCTGACACTCAGTACATTCAtttggcttctcacctgtgtgagttctctgatgattagtgagACCTGATTTGTAGAAGAATGCTTTCCCACATtgagtacattcatatggcttcttaCCTGTGTTAGTTCTCTGATGCCTAATAAGAAGTGACTTGTGGATGAAgtctttcccacattcagtacattcatatggcttctcacctgtgtgacttctctgatgCCTAATAAGATCTGAATTATAGATGAAGCGTTTTCCACATTCAATACATTTATATGGTTTCTTACCTGTGTGAGTTCTATGATGATTAGTGACATGTGACTTGCAGATGAAGCCCTTTCCACATTcaatacattcatatggcttctcacctatGTGAGTTATCTGATGACTGATGAGATGTGACATagagatgaaagctttcccataTTCAGTGCATCCATATGACTTTTCACCTGTGTGTGCTCGATGATGCACAGTGAGAGGTGACTGGGCAAGGTAAGTTTTTCCACATACATTACAGTCATAAGGATTGTTACCTGTTtgagttctctgatgattagtgagGTGTGACTTGGAGATAAAAGTTGTCCTACATTCAAACAGCTTGTCACCTGTGTTTGTTCCTTCATAACATGTCTGATGTAACTTCTGGTAAACGGTGTTCTGGAATTGTTTAAAATTAtcagtctctggccactgcatttTGTGTAGAGTTTTCAATtctgagaaataaaagtaaacttaTTACATTTGAAATACTAAACAAAAATTTGGCCCACTAGGGCTTCCTAGTATTTTGTAGAGTATTATAATTTACAAAAAGATAGCTCacaataattatattaataatactTTTCAATGGACTTCTTTACTATTTTCTGTGGAGAGTTTCTTGAATGGGGCATATCTTACACAACAAAGGGAAAACTCAGCAAATGTTTTCCTACTTACCAGAATTTTTAGAGACCTATAAGTGAGatgacctttttgtttgttttcttgcctcCTGAATAAGTTCtggaataatttttttgaagacaGAAACTCTCTCAGATAAGGCTTATTTAACAAATTAATTTTCAGTGAAATAACTGATTGGACATGAAGAAAATTTTTACTTTCCATTGGCAGTTATTTGCCTAAATGCTTACACATCATTTTAGCACATGTTGGCTGGATGTTCTTCTCTATAGATATTTGGTTTATTTACAAAGTAAACAGTAACATAGGAcatgttctgttttctttctagtCTCTCCACTACCACCTTCCTCCAGGGTACATATTCATGATAGTTGTTTATATGTGAatctgtttgtgtgtttggaaatgTGTGTTACCAAATGCATGCTTTGTGATAATAAGTCAAGCGTGGGTGTAAGTCATTGCCTTCAACTTTGTTTAACAGTGCCTCCTGTTTTAAAATGCTGTGTATGCAATAATGATGCATTAGGAGATTTCAGGGATTCTCAATATTCTGGTTGATTCCTGGGATCTGAACATGATTAAACAAAAAGCATATTAACGCACTGATTGAGCTCCCCAGCCACTACTACGTTTCATAATGACTGTGGACctgattgttttatattttttaaaatactattatatatttataatactaGATGAGCACAGTTTTCAATCATTATTGTTCTGAATGAAGAAGAATAGGTGCAGGAGTAAAGGAGAGGGATGATGACACAGAAAAAAGTTtgcatgaaaaagaagaaaaacaaaccacaataggatatgaaaacaaaataagagtaATTAAATGAATATGAAAAGCTTCACAATatgagtaaaatgaaaacaaagctatTAATGCagataaacagtttaaaaataaggagaaaagaaCAAATTGGAGAACAGCTATATTCTTTCTGCAAGTAGTTATGGGCAGAAGTAATGGAAGTTCATCTGTAGACTGATATAGTCATTATGTGCTCACTGTTGATGTTGGCAGTATATATGCATTGATGGGTGGACCCATAAATAAAGTCAAGGGCAGGTGCGCAggcaaataaaattgtattttcatataaaaagcaACTAGAAAACCTTGAGATTGATATAACAGGCAGAGTCCTAAATTTATTCCATATACAGGCAAAAATAAAAGGCCTCTCCCATATGTATCAGACAGTAAAAAACCAGAAGCAAGGACTCTTAGTTCAATTCAGGGATTTAAGTACCCAAGCAAGAATCAAGTTCTGGTGGTAAGTGGAAGGATCCACCCATATAATTGACCCTGTTTTATAATGTTCAGAGTCATTTTACAACTAAACATGTGACATTATAATGAATGTCTAAAGGCCAAATAACATAAACAATATAAGTTTAACATTCCCTATACCTTGAACATCAATAAGCAATATGGTTGACTCTTCACCATGAAGGGTGAGAACACCAAAACTTCCCTCCTTTGGTTCTCTAATGCAAACCTTGATCAGCGATTCTCCATTTGGTCCTGTCagagtatttcttcttttattcatctcccacacataaatatttaatgtgtAAAGACTCCCTGGATTGCccgttttcagtttttaaaaatttcaaatggtTAATTGTACATTTCTCTAATATGAGTCTGCTGTTATGGAGTGAGTGACAGCCATACTGGTGTGAATCTCTAGATTTAACACCTGCAAGAGACACATATTTCTAATAACCCTACAGATACCACTCTTGACACAAGAGCTCTTTGTACTGTCTGGTCTGATGTTGTACCTGTGGCTTTACATGTTATTTTCATCTAGAACATGAGAATGATccatttcttacttttatttgcaCTGCCatttagattttctttcttcaatgtCCCAAATGCTTATTTATAAATCcctgacacacttcctctattTCACAAATCTAATATAATTTTGTACCTACATTCTCATGCACATTTCACAGACAAGTTCTCATTTCTTATCATAGAATCTCTGGTGCAGTCTTTTTTCAGTTACTTCTAAATTTCCCAGGTGGgagtaaatataattatattaaatactTTCTTTGTGTCAACATTGTGAGCAGAACCACCGTTATAGAATTGTAtatttgaataaatttttttttcttccttaaggtATTTCTTCTAAGgatttttgtcacagcagtgaaaagTGACTAATGACATAATTATACTGAAACATACAAAAATGGTCAGTTAACAAAATAGTACAATATCTAACACACATTTTCCTAGACTACCTAAACAGGGAATTAAATTTTACAAGGCATAAAGAAAGCATTCTTCAATATCAGGAAAAGAGTAGAAATTTCTCCATGTCATAAAAGGTGTGTGATTCACAGTAATAAAACTTATCATGACAATTCATGATGAGTTCTCATCTCACTGACCTACATTACAAATTATGCATTTACTTGCCTGGAAGCCTGTGAATTGAGCATTCTAATACAGTCCATGGTGCAAATCCATGCTCCAACTTGAAGATCAAATCTGGTTTGGTCATACAGTTCCCTGTCATAGGGAAATAATGTGAACATTGTGTCAATATGTTACATTAGGTGGACTTCTGTAAGATAAAAGCAGCATTTCTACAACTGACCTGTATTTGGTGAACTGAAGAGTTACCTTAGAGACAGTTTATAATCCTGCTGTTCATAAAACTGGAATATTTGCCTGAAGTGACACTGAAAGTATTTCCCTCATGTGACTGAACAGCATATATAACACAAagattgttttttattgtttttgttgttgttttttgtttttaaataggatatggactcactgtagctcatgttGGCCAGGAACAGACACTGTAGCTCAAGATTGGCCTCATACTTATGGATGTCTTTCTAACTCAGCTTCACACATTTTGggacaaaaattttaaacaacaattcaaaaaaaaaaaaaacattaaatatatagagCATAATGGTAGGGGAACATAATGaaactagaaagaaaacaaatgacattagAGATAAGGGGAGATAAGAGAAGGGGTAATAAATAGGACAAAGGAATATTATGGGAAAGAGTTCAAttaaagaatttaataaaaaaggaaagcaagggctgcagggatgccttaatggttaaggcacttgtctgcaaagccaaaagaactaggtttgatgccccagaacccacacaaaccagataaCCAAGGTAGTGCACGcatgtgcagtttgtttgcagtggctgaaagcccaggCACACtgattctgtctatctgctttatcctctctctctctctctctatgcttcttaAATTAAtcagtaaaattaaaaagtaaataaaacagaaaacaggagTTAGAACAAAATTGTTAAAGCTGATCCAAAAATTGcattactatttaaaaataccttagGAAATTAAGAAATCACAAAGATTATTAGGAAAGAATGGCCTCAGGATTTATAAGAATTACCCTTAAGTAATTGAATGTATATAATAACCATGTTCTAGACTAAAACCaatgaaattcaaataatttGAAGAGGGCCACTGAACAGAGCACATGAATccccttaaacacacacacacacacacacacacaaacacacacacacacacaaataaatttaaacaaaaattaagattTCCATAAATCAACACAGGACTATCATGTATCAAGTAATGTTATATATAACAGAGGGCCTCAATGTACTTATTCATCACTCTTCAAATCTCAGTGATGAAAAATAGCTTACTGGTAGAATACTTTTCCAGGATGTATGAACTGTTAAGTTCCATTCAaagcatagagaaaaaaaaaaaagtaaaaccttaCCCTAAGATATATGATCAGTTCAGTAAACAAAGTCAATACAAGTCACAAAAGAGAGTAGAAAAATGTCCTTGTCTGGAGGTCAAATGtatatacatagaaaaaaaaatgactctaaGGAGAAATTGatccaggtttggtggcacaccccttcacCACAAACAATTGGGTAcctgaggtaggaaaattactAAGATTTTGAGGACATACTTGGCAAAAGAGTGAACTCCAGGATACcctagggtagagtgagatccagtctccaaataaaaagaaaacattaacaatGGTGGTATGCATATAATTGTAGGGTATTATATGAAGTAATAAAGCTATTTCCTCTGGTTATGAATTGATTGTCATCATCTCAAATCAGAGCAGCTCTCCTGACCTCCAAGAGATTTTCATCACAGTCatttcaaagaaatcaagaatgCTGAAACACTTACAGAAGTCTATGATAATGGGAATAGTCAATCAACACTCAACAACCAGAATTAAATGCTATACATTTCCCACTTGATATTCTAATTGGTAATGTGTAAAGAAGCAATATGAACACATGAGGGTTTTCATATTTTTGGTAATAAAAATGTGTATCATAGAAGAATTTGCTTTCTATGTAACCAAATAAGCTCACTCAGAAAGGggaatttataatttttcctttaGGTTATCACATCCCTCTATAATTAAAGTGAATAGATATGTTTTCTGTACCCACCCCCAAAATTAATGGGGTATAAATGAAATATgacaaacacagaaacaaaaatcctGCATGTTCTCATTATACTTACAATTCCAAGTTTACATAATAGAGGTAGAAAGTATAACAAGTAATTACAATGTGGAAAAGGAGTAGAAGAGATAGAATGAGTATAGTTAGAATTAACTGGGTGCATTGGGAAGAAACTTTTTATGTTGTATAGCACAGAAGTAAATTAGCATGCTTCTGGCAACAATTatattaatatttcaaaatagctactAGAATTTTTGAGTGTTCCCCATGTAACTAATGCCTGATCTGACAGACTCTTGTCATTTCATGTGTGTACTCTAAATCCACTTCATTCTATATAATATGTTCCATTAAATATGTCACTTTAAcagtaaaatatcaaaacaatacTAAATATTAGTAATTATGACTATATTCCTCAACCAAAATGTAAGGAATTGCTACTCAGAAACTCACGGGAGTTTAGCTCACCCAAGAACATCAGGCTgctgtagttctccagcatcacatctctGTAGAGGTTTTGCTGAACAACATCCAGGTGCTGCCACTCTTGCCAGGTGAAGTCCACAGCAACGTCTTCAAATGACACCAGTTCCTATAATGAGATATTTCTCTTCAACCCAAGACAACAAAAGAGGGTCTAGTAAACTGGACTTCATGCTTCTGTGTGTCTCTTGGTAGGGACTTATTCAATA
This Jaculus jaculus isolate mJacJac1 unplaced genomic scaffold, mJacJac1.mat.Y.cur mat_scaffold_50_1_766167_arrow_ctg1, whole genome shotgun sequence DNA region includes the following protein-coding sequences:
- the LOC123457449 gene encoding zinc finger protein 883-like, which translates into the protein MNSWIELVSFEDVAVDFTWQEWQHLDVVQQNLYRDVMLENYSSLMFLGNCMTKPDLIFKLEHGFAPWTVLECSIHRLPELKTLHKMQWPETDNFKQFQNTVYQKLHQTCYEGTNTGDKLFECRTTFISKSHLTNHQRTQTGNNPYDCNVCGKTYLAQSPLTVHHRAHTGEKSYGCTEYGKAFISMSHLISHQITHIGEKPYECIECGKGFICKSHVTNHHRTHTGKKPYKCIECGKRFIYNSDLIRHQRSHTGEKPYECTECGKDFIHKSLLIRHQRTNTGKKPYECTQCGKAFFYKSGLTNHQRTHTGEKPNECTECQKAYISKSHLMNHCSTHTGEAPYKCTECRKAFITNSQLTIHKRTHTVDKPYKCIQCGKGFIRKTDLTRHQRSHTGEKPYECTECGKAFICKSYLNRHQRCHTGEKPYECTECGKAFISKSHLNRHQRRHTGEKSHECTECQKAYLFRSDLMSHWRIHTGEKPYVCTECGKAFMFKSPLIKHQRIHTGERPYECTKCGKAFIRKSHLTRHQRSHRDKKSYKCTECWKAFICRSHLIRHQRTHTGEKSCE